In Cherax quadricarinatus isolate ZL_2023a chromosome 91, ASM3850222v1, whole genome shotgun sequence, a single window of DNA contains:
- the LOC138855344 gene encoding uncharacterized protein, whose product MLCWSVRVLLLGLLLLTVTALDSEEQKKEKEADDFSATADTATSWNLGSEDIYKTFFTAAATNPSLWEGPTSTGESRLPVTALVCCPSLPLTPIKTPVFLPLLQTLLHHDAVNTNSKAEGLITSSFVYSSTVFLLCPRICIDKATGWRNVYNKDIQMLHMCLNFHPPLVMGYIVTHH is encoded by the exons atgttgtgttggtcagtgagAGTACTACTGCTGGGTCTACTGTTACTGACTGTTACCGCCCTGGACAGTGAGGAACAAAAG AAAGAAAAAGAAGCTGATGATTTCTCTGCTACAGCAG acactgcaacatcatggaatcttggttcagaggacatctacaagaccttcttcacggctgctgcaactaacccatctctttgggaaggacctacttccactggggaatcccgcctaccagtgactgccctcgtctgctgcccgtcccttccactgacgcctataaaaacgcccgtcttcttgcctttgctccagactctcctccaccacgatgctgtgaacactaactccaaggccgagggactgattacctcatcttttgtatatagttctactgtcttcctattatgtcctagaatctgtattgataaagccactggatggcgaaacgtctacaataaagatatccagatgttgcacatgtgtcttaattttcacccACCATTAGTGATGGGATACATAgtgacccaccactag